The following proteins come from a genomic window of Sulfoacidibacillus ferrooxidans:
- a CDS encoding dihydroorotate dehydrogenase, whose translation MSEIDMEVSIGGVLMKNPVMPASGTFAEEAAQIFDLNVLGALVTKSVTRYPRMGNIGPRIAETTAGMINAVGIQSKGSQSMLNTSIPFYQQYNSPLIISISADTADEFIDLAQELSVPGVAALEINISCPNLEDDGRSYAMDPAQTFRVVDYIKKKTKIPLFAKLTPNTNAITEVAIAAEAAGADAVVVANTMLSMAIDVESRKPKIGNIMGGLSGPCIKPIILRMVYQVYKKVGIPIIGCGGICSAEDAIEYMMAGASAVQVGTYNFVNPIGMVDIIQGMKEHAIRHKISSLNDIVGSVCVIGPEDIDEVATY comes from the coding sequence TTATGCCAGCTTCAGGAACATTCGCTGAAGAAGCAGCACAGATTTTTGATTTGAATGTACTTGGGGCTCTTGTGACGAAGAGTGTGACGAGATATCCACGTATGGGCAATATAGGACCAAGAATTGCAGAAACAACCGCTGGCATGATTAATGCAGTAGGTATTCAGAGTAAAGGATCTCAATCAATGCTGAATACATCTATTCCTTTTTATCAACAATATAATAGCCCATTAATTATTAGTATTTCTGCTGATACAGCTGATGAATTTATTGATTTAGCACAGGAGTTATCAGTTCCTGGAGTTGCAGCACTTGAAATTAATATTTCCTGTCCTAATCTTGAAGACGATGGGCGATCCTACGCGATGGATCCAGCACAGACCTTTCGAGTCGTGGATTATATTAAGAAAAAAACGAAAATTCCGTTATTTGCAAAGTTGACACCCAATACTAATGCAATTACTGAAGTTGCAATTGCAGCTGAAGCGGCGGGAGCAGATGCGGTGGTAGTTGCTAATACGATGCTTTCAATGGCTATTGATGTGGAGAGCCGTAAGCCTAAAATTGGAAATATCATGGGAGGTCTTTCTGGTCCCTGTATAAAACCAATAATTTTACGGATGGTGTATCAAGTTTATAAAAAGGTGGGCATACCGATTATTGGATGTGGTGGTATATGCAGTGCAGAAGATGCTATTGAGTACATGATGGCTGGAGCGTCCGCTGTTCAAGTCGGAACCTATAATTTTGTGAATCCGATCGGGATGGTCGATATTATTCAAGGAATGAAGGAACACGCTATTCGTCATAAAATATCTTCGTTAAATGACATCGTAGGATCTGTTTGCGTTATTGGTCCAGAAGACATTGATGAGGTTGCAACGTATTAA